The Streptomyces bacillaris sequence GCTGCCGGTCACGCCAGGCAACGGAGGGCACCTGGGCCGACCGGTTGCTGGTCAGGCCAGGGGACGGCCGGTTGCCGCTCACCCCAAGGGGCGGACGGCACCCGGGCCGACCGGGATCTGTTACGCCGCTCCTGGCGGCCCTTCCGCAGGTCCGCCCGGAAGGGGTTTCAGCGGCCGGGGGCCGTCCGGCCGAGGGCGAACCGGGGGAGACCCGCTCCGCCCTCGACCAGATCGGCGGCCAGCTCCCCGAGGGCGGGGCCGAACTTGAACGCGTGCCCGGAGCAGCCCGCCATCACGGTGACCGCACCCTGGCGGTCGATGACGAAGTCCTCGTCGGGCGTGGTGGTGTAGAGGCAGGTGAGAGGCTCGGGTTCGGTACCCGCCACACCGGGGAGCCACTCCTCGGCGTAGGCGCGGAGCCGGTCGAGGGCCGCCGGGTCCGGCGTACGGTCGCGGTGGTCGGGGTCCACGACCTGCCCGACCCCGTGCAGCCCGATCTTGACGCCGTCCACGCTGCCCAGCCCGTACACGCCGCCCGGCAGCCGCAGCCCGGCCCCCGGGTGGTGGATGAACGACGGCCACTCCAGCGCGTCCGGCACCGGGAAGTGCACCGGCTGCTCCTGGGTGACCCGCAGCGGCGGCAGACCGTTCACCACGCCCGCCGCCGGACCGGGCGCCCAGCCGCCCACGGCGACCACGACCGCGTCCGCCACCAGCGCCTCGTCCGTGTCCGTCACCACGGTGGCCCCGCCCCCGGTACGGCGGATCTCCGTCACCCGCACCCCGTGGCGCACCTCCGCGCCTCGCCGCCCGGCCGCGTCGAGCAGCGCGGCCACGGCGTCGTCGGCGTGCACCCGGCCCGCGTCCGGGTGGTACAGCGCGGCCGTGTCGGCCCGCAGCCCCGGCCACCGCTCGGCCGCCTCCCCCGGGGAGAGCCGCCGCCCCGGCCGACCCGCCCCGGCGAGCGCCTCGGCCAGCCGCTCCAGCACCTCCGGCGGGCCGTGGTCGACGGCCCCGGTGAGCGTCAGCACCGCCCGCCCGCTCTCCTCCTCCAGCCGCCGCCACAAGGGCAGTGCCCGCAGGGCCAGTTCGGTGTACGTGGGCTCCGCGTACGCCAGCCGGAAGATCCGGGACGTCCCGTGCGAGCTGCCCCGGTCGTGGCCCGGCCCGAACCGCTCCAGCACGGTGACCCGGTGGCCGCGCGCGGAGAGCCGCCAGGCGGCGGACGCCCCCATCAACCCGCCGCCGACGACGAGAACGTCAAGAGCCATGAGCGTGTATGTCCATTCCTGTGCCCGACCGGGTCTCGTACGTGGTGGAGAAGAGCCGCCCGTCACGGCAACGTGCGCGTGAGCCAGGCCACTTCACCGTTCTCCTCCATGGAGACGCGGTCCCGCTCGAACCCGAGCTTCTCCAGGACGCGGAGCGAGGGGGCGTTCCAGGTGCCGACGGTCGACCAGAGCCGCTTCCGCCCGGTCGCCGCGGCGGCGTCCACCACCGCACCGGCCGCCTCCGTGGCGTACCCCTGCCCGTGCGCATGCCGGAACAACTCGTACGCGATCTCGGGCTCCTCCAGGGTGGTGCGGCCGATGATCAGCCCGCAGTAGCCGATGAAGTCGCCCTCGTCCCGGCGCTGGACGGGCAGCAGCGCGATCCCCGTCCTCTCCGTCGCGGCGAGCAACTCCGCGATGGCCGTACGGACATACTCCACCGTGCGCGTTCCCGTGCCGCGTTCGGCGAGAAGGTCACGGAACTCGGCGGCGTCCGACTCGGCCCACGGCCGCAGGACCAGCCGCTCGGTCTCCAGGTGGAACGCCATCTTCTCGTAGGTCGGCATGCCCCCAGCCTGCCCCACGGACCACCGAGAACCGCGTCCGGGTCCACCACGGCGGTCCGTGCCTCTCCCTCCGACCGGCCCCGCACGCGCACACCCCGCCCGGGCGGGGCCGGGCCCTCGGAGGAAGGGCCGGCGCCGCGGCGGGAAACCCGGGCCGGTCGGTCGACCGGGTGCGTCAGCCCGGCCAGGTGCCCGTGAGGCGGCGGGTCGCCTGGGCGCCCGAGCGTTCGACCGCGGCCTTGACCACCGCGAAGATCGCGCCCTGGACGGCGGCGGCGAGGAGGATCTGCCCCCAGGGGCGGTCCTCGTCCAGGGCGTCGGGGGCGTCGCCCTCGCCCTCGACGAGCTTCCAGGCCTGCCTGAACGCGGCGCCCGCGATCAAGCCGCTGACCGCGCCCAGGGCGAGCCCCACCGGCTTGTACGCGAGGGTCGACGCCTTCATCGGTTGCGCCCCCGGCTGCGGCGGATCAGCAGGAAGGCGACCAGCAGCGCACCGCCGGCCAGGAGCGGGGCGCGGTTGGCGCGGGCGGCCGTCGCGGCCCGGTCCGCCTTCTCCAGCAGCGGGTCGGGCGTCCGGTCCGCCGCGTACCGCCGGGCCTGTTCGGTCTTCTCGCGCACCTGTGCGGCGGCCTGCGCCGTCTTCTCCCGTACGGCCTCCGGTGTACGGTCCTTCACGGCTTGGGCCGCCTGTTCCGTCTTCTCGCGGAGCTGGTCGGAGGCGGCCGCGGCCTTCTCGGCGGCCTGCTCCCTGACGGCCGCCGCCTGTTCCCCTACCACCGCGGCCTTCTCCTTCGCCTGCGCCGCGAGGTCTTCCTCGGGCGCCGGTGCCCCGACGGTCCGCGCGAGTCCGTCGTGCGTCCGCTCGACCTGCTCGCGCAACTCCTCGGGGGTGGGGGTGCCCAGCTGGTTCGGTGATTCGTCGCTCATCGGTGAGCCCTCTCCTTGACCTCGGTCGGGGCGGGGTCCGCCCTGGTCGCCCGGCTACCCGGCATCCGCGCGGGCATCCCCTGACCGGCCGGGGGAGTGCTGCCGGACAGTGCTACCAGGCAGGAGAGCCCGCCGGATCGCCGGACCGTGCGGCATCGCCGGACCGGGGGACGTCGAGCAGCGAGATCCGTACGCGGACACGCTTCCCCACCGGTTCGCGGCGCACCTCGAAGCTCTCGCAGACCGCGAGGACGATCGCCAGCCCGTGCTGGCCCGCGCGCGTGGGGTCGGCCTGCCGGGCGGTGGGCAGCACCGAACCGGTGTCCCACATCGTGATGTCCAGTACGGTGTCGCCCGCTTCGAGGTCGAGCAGACACGGGCCCGGCGCGTACTTGCAGACGTTGGTGGCCAGCTCGCTCACCACCAGCTGCGCGAGGTCCATCGCCCGCTCGGAGACGTCCATGCCGTGCAGCGACCGTGCGTCGGTGAGGAACTCGCGTACGAAGGCCCGGGCGCGGGCGATCTCTCCCGAGCCCATGTCGTACGCGGCACTGCCCAGCAGCGGGACCGTGTCCGCACCTGTGCCCGTATCCGTCGGCCGCCGGTCCCGGCCGGTCCCTCGATCCGTCATCAGCAGTTCCACGTCGTGCTCCATGTCCCCCGTCGGATGGACCGCAGCGCACGGCCCGCAAACGCCATCCGCCTACCCGCTGCCACACATTTCAGTCCAGGGAAAAACAGCGTGCCCAACGGTCCCCGGGGGGAGGGCCGATCGGCCCTCCCCCCGGGGCGGGCCTGGCCGGGATGCTGGTTCCAGGGGCCGGACGGAGAGCCGGGCCCATGGACGTACGGAGGCAGACCCGTGAAGAAGGCCGTAGTCGTAGGGGTGGACGGTTCGCCGGAGAGTCTGGCGGCGGCCGACTGGGCGGCGCGCGAGGCCGCCCTGCGGGGACTGCCGCTGCGCATCGTCCACGCCTGGCTCTGGCAGCCGCTGGACATCCCGCTCGTCCAGAACCGGGAGACCGAGGCCCAGGCCGCCCGCGCCGTGCTCCGGGAGGCCGAGGACCAGGTCGTCGGCCGCTACCCCGAACTGCCCGTCTCCTGCCGGGTGCTGCCCGAGACGGCCGTCGTGGCGCTGCTGGCCGAGGCCGAGCGGTCCGAGCTGCTCTGCCTCGGCACCCGGGGGCACGGTGCCCTCCTCGGATTCCTCCTCGGCTCCTACGGGCAGCAGGTGATCGCCGGGGCGAAGGGTCCCGTCGTCTCCGTACGCGCCTACGACGGTGAGTACCCGGTCCGGGAGAACGGCGAGGTCGTCGTCGGCCAGCAGGGCAGCCCCGAGGAGAGCGCCGATGTCCTCGGCTTCGCCTTCGAGGCAGCCTCCGTACGGGGGGTCCCGCTGCGGGTGGTCCGTGCCTGGAGCCTGCCGCCCATCTACACCTGGAGCGCCTCCCTGGCCCTCGCCGACGCTGCCGGAGGGCTGGAGCCCTTCGAGCGCAAGGCGCTCCGGGAGGCCCTGGCCCCCTGGCGCGAGAAGTACCCGGAGGTGCAGGTCACGGAGCACGTGCAGATGGGCAGCGCCGGGCAGGTACTGGTCGAGGAGTCCGCCGAGGCGCAGCTGATGGTGGTCGGACGGCGTGCTCGCCAGGCCCCGATCGGCACCCGGATCGGCTCGGCCGCCCACGCGGTCCTGCACCACGCCCGCTGCCCGGTCGCCGTCGTGCCGCACGCCTGACGCCCGTACTCGGCGCCCCGCCTGTCCTGAGTCCCTGACCCGTCTCCCGCTCGACGAGCCCGCCCCGTCTCCCCACGGGGCGGGCTCCTGCGTGCGGCGGCGGCCCCATAGAGTGGCGCGGTAGGTGCCGGGGGGTGAAGGGGAGAAGAGGGCACTGTGGGGGACGAGCAGCCGCTGTCGCGGATGCCTCAGATGCGGCTGGACGAGCGGCTGGAGGAGTTGCAGGCGAGGATCGACGCCGCCAGGGGTACCCGGGACCGGGTGCACAGCCTGCTGGAGGCCGTCGTCTCCGTGGGCCGCGAACTCGACCTCTCCCAGGTGCTGCGCCGCATCGTCGAGGCCGGTGCGCACCTGGTGGCGCGCAGTACGGCGCGCTCGGGGTGATCGGGCCCGACGGGCGGAGCCTGTCGCAGTTCCTCACCTCGGGGCTGACGGACGAGGAGCGCGAGCGGATCGGACCGCTGCCGGCCGGGCACGGCCTGCTGGGCGAGCTGATCCGGCACCCCGAGCCCCTGCGCCTGAGCGAACTGGGCGCGCACGAGGCCTCGTTCGGGTTCCCGGAGCACCATCCGCCGATGCGTACGTTCCTCGGCGTGCCGATCCGGGTGCGGGACGAGGTGTTCGGGAACCTCTACCTCACCGACAAGCGGGACGGCCTGGACTTCGACGCCGAGGACGAGTCCGTGATCACCACCCTCGCGGTGGCGGCCGGAGTGGCGATCGACAACGCCCGCCTGTACGAGAGTTCGCAGCGCCAGCACCGCTGGCTCAGGGCGGGCGCCGAGGTCACCAACCACCTGCTGTCCGGCGACGCCCGCCAGGACGTGCTGGAACTCGTCGCGCGCCGCGCCGGGGAGATCACCGGCGCCCGCCTGGCCGAGGTGTCCACTCCTGTCCCCGGCACGGACAACCTGGTCGTGGAGCTGTCCGTGGCGGCGGCAGGGAAGAGCCCCGGCGACGGTGACGGCGGCACCGACGGCCTGCGGGGGCTCGTCGTACCGGCCGACGGCACGCGGGCGGGCGCGGCCTCGGCGGCGGACACCCATGTGGTCTCCGCCTGCCTGGGCAAGGACCCTCGCCTCCGTACGGACTCCCACCTGCCCGCCGGGCCCCGCCGTCGCCGTACGGCTGGGGGCGCCCGGCGCTGCCGTCTTCCTGCTGGTCCGCGCGGTCGGTGAACCCGCCTTCACCGAGGCCGAGCTGGAGCCGCTGCTCGCCTTCGCGGGGCAGACGGCGCTCGCCCTGGAGCTGGCGGTACGACGGCGGGACGCCGAGCACGTCGCGCTCCTGGAGGACCGGGACCGGATCGCCCGCGACCTCCACGACCTGGCGATCCAGCGCCTCTTCGCGACCGGGATGACGCTCCAGAGCACCGCCCGGCTGATCGAGCACACCGGGGCGGCCGGGCGGGTGGGCCGGGCCGTCGACGACCTGGACGAGACCATCAAGATCATCAGGTCCACCGTCTTCGGCCTGCGGGCCCGCGACGAGGGCGCCGCCGCCAGCCTGCGCGCCCGTGCCTCCCGCACGGTGGGCGACGCGGTCACCTCGCTCGGCTTCCCGCCCCGGCTCAGCATGGAGGGCCTGCTCGACACCGACGTCCCTCTCGACGTGGCCGAACACGTGGTCGCCGCGCTCGGCGAACTCCTCAGCAACGCCGCCCGCCACGCCCACGCCACCCGGGTCGAGGTGAGTCTCAAGGCCACGGCGGACGAAGTGCTCCTCACGGTCACCGACAACGGCAGGGGCATCCCGGCGCAGAGCCGCCGCAGCGGGCTGGACAACCTGGCCGAGCGGGCCCGCCAGGTCGGCGGTGCCCTGGAGCTGTCGACGCCCGAGGGCGGCGGCAGCCGGCTGCTCTGGCGCGCCCCGCTGGGCTGAGGCACCGACGAGGGCGGATCAGGGTCGACCGGCCCTGTTCGCCGGCCACGGCCGTGCGGCACGATCGGGACCGTCCACCGAGGTGGGCACGGACGACGGATGACGGAGTGTGTGATGACGGACAAGGGCGCGGGCCTCGACGGGAAGGCCCCGGGGCAGGCCTCGGCGGAGGCTCCGGTGAGGGTCTTCCTCCTCGACGACCACGAGGTGGTGCGCCGGGGCGTGCACGACCTGCTGGACGCCGAGCCCGACATGACCGTCGTCGGAGAGGCGGGCACCGTGGCCCAGGCCCTCGCCCGCGTCCCGGCCCTGCGCCCCCAGGTCGCTGTCCTGGACATCCGCCTGCCCGACGGGGACGGGGTGAGCGTCTGCCGCGAGCTGCGCTCCCGCATGCCGGATCTGGCCTGCCTGATGCTGACGTCCTTCGACGACGAGGAGGCGCTGCTCGACGCCATCGTGGCGGGCGCGTCCGGCTACGTACTGAAGCAGATCACCGGCACGGACCTGGTCCAGGCCGTACGGACCGTCGCCTCCGGCCGCTCGATGCTCGACCCCGGCGCCACCGCCCGCGTGATGGCCCGCCTCCGCGGCGAAGCGGCCCAGGAGGACCGGCCCTCGGGGGTCGGCGGACTGACCGCCCGGGAGCAGGACATCCTGGCGCTCATCGGGGAAGGCCTCACCAACCGGGAGATCGGCCTGCGGCTCCACCTCGCCGAGAAGACGGTGAAGAACAACATCTCCCGCATCCTGGCCAAACTCGGCGTCGAGCGTCGCGTGCAGGCCGCGGTCATCGCGACAGAGGCGCGACGGGCGGGGTAGCGCGCGGGGGCGGCCCGGGGCCGTCCGGGCTGCCGCGGCCGCCTGAGCCCGCCCGGGATGCTGCGGCCACGTGGCGCACCCGGGCCCGTCCGGCTCGTCCGGTCTGTGCCGCCTGTGCGGCTCGTCCGGCCTCCGGCTCGTCCGGCCGGTCCGAGCCGTCCTTGCCTCCCGGCCCATACACCCGCTCAGGCCTGACCGCCCGGCCCGCTCAATCCCCGCCGTCCGCTCAAGCCCCGCCTGCCGCGCCCCCACGCCCCCGCCGCGTCAGCATCCGTTGGGCCGCCGTCAGCGCGACGGCCGTGGCGCGGGTCGAACGCAGGGCCGCGCGGGCCGCGTTGGCGCCCGGGGCGCCGTGGACGCCGCCGCCCGGGTGGGCGGAGGCGGAGGCCAGGTAGAGCCCCTCGACCGGGGTCTCGGGGCGGCCCGTGCCCGGCACCGGGCGGAAGACCAGCTGCTGGTGGAGGGCGGCGGTGCCCCCGTTGATCGCGCCGTGGTGGAGGTTGCCGTCCGCCGCCTGGAGCGTGGGTGGGGCCAGGACGCGCCGGGCCAGGACGCGGGAGCGGAAGCCGGGGGCGTACCGCTCGACCTGCTCCTCCACCCGGTCCGCCATCCGCTCCCGCTCGTCCCGGTCCCAGGTGCCGGTCAGGCCGTCGGCCCCGGCGTCCGCCTTCACGGTGTGGGGGACATGGGTGTAGGCCCAGGCCGATTCGGTGCCCCGGGGCGAACGGGTCGCGTCGGCCGTCGTCATCTGGCCGAGGAGGAGGAAGGGGCGGTCCGGGACCAGACCGCGGGCGATCTGGGCGGCCCACCGGGTGAGTTCGTCGACGCCGTTCGCCAGGTGCACGGTCCCCGCCGTGGCGGCGGCCGGGCTCCCCCAGGGGACGGGCCCGTCCAGCGCCCAGTCCACCTTGAACGTGGCGAAGTCCCACGCGAACCGGCGCAGGTCCTCGAAGAGCCGGTCCGGCAGCTCCTCCGCGGGGACCAGCGACCCGTACAGGCTCGGGGCCGACACATCGGCGAGCACCGCCCGCCGCGCCGGGACCGCGTCCCCGGACGCCGTACGGACTCCGACGGCCCGCCCCCGCCGCACCACGACCTCGCTCACCCGCTGCCCGCACCGCACCTCGCCGCCGCGCGCCCGCAACCGCCCCACCAGTGCCCCGGTGAGGGCACCCGCGCCCCCGACCGGCACCGGAAAACCGTGGAACTGCCCCAGCATGGACATCAGCCAGCCGAACCCGCCGCTGCCCGCCGCCTCGGGCGCCAGATCCGCGTGCAGCGCGTTGCCCGCCAGCAGCAGCCGGCCGCCCTCACCGGCGAACTCCTCCTCGCCCAGCCTGCGGACGGGAAGGACGAGCCGCCGGGCCAGCCGCAGGCCGCCCGCCGCCCGCAGCCGGGCGAGCAGCCTGGTGCCGGCGAGGACGGGCGGGAAGGGGGTGAAGAGGGAGGCGGCGATGTCGTCGCCCAGCCGGTCCCAGAGGCCGCACAGCTCCTGCCAGCTCTGCCCGTCGCCGGGGGCGAAGCCGTCGAGCCCGTCGGCCGTGGCCGCGCGGTCGTGCTCCAGCACCGCACACCTGCCGTCCCGCAGCGGATGGGCCAGCACCCGGGGGGCGCGGCTCCAGCGCAGCCCCTCCCGCCCGAGGTCGAGGGCCGCGAGCACCGGGGAGACCGCCGCCAGCGGATAGAACGAGCTGAACAGGTCGTTGACGTACGCGGGGTGGACCGCCCGGTCGCTCCGGACCGCGCCGCCCGGCTCGTCCTGCTCCTCCAGGACCGTCACCGACCACCCGGCGTCGGCGAGCACATTGGCCGCCACCAGTCCGTTGGGCCCGCTCCCGATCACCACCGCGTCGACCATGGCACGCCCTCCGCCCGGATCAGCCGGTCGTCCGTACGCCGGTCCGCTCCTGCCCGCCCGGTCCGGCGGGCGTCACCCGCTCCACCAGCTTCGCCAGGCGGGCCAGCATGGTGCGGTGACGGAGCTGGAGCAGCGTGTCCACCAGCGGATTGTGGAGCGTGCCGCCCAGGCCGCGC is a genomic window containing:
- a CDS encoding phytoene desaturase family protein, with product MVDAVVIGSGPNGLVAANVLADAGWSVTVLEEQDEPGGAVRSDRAVHPAYVNDLFSSFYPLAAVSPVLAALDLGREGLRWSRAPRVLAHPLRDGRCAVLEHDRAATADGLDGFAPGDGQSWQELCGLWDRLGDDIAASLFTPFPPVLAGTRLLARLRAAGGLRLARRLVLPVRRLGEEEFAGEGGRLLLAGNALHADLAPEAAGSGGFGWLMSMLGQFHGFPVPVGGAGALTGALVGRLRARGGEVRCGQRVSEVVVRRGRAVGVRTASGDAVPARRAVLADVSAPSLYGSLVPAEELPDRLFEDLRRFAWDFATFKVDWALDGPVPWGSPAAATAGTVHLANGVDELTRWAAQIARGLVPDRPFLLLGQMTTADATRSPRGTESAWAYTHVPHTVKADAGADGLTGTWDRDERERMADRVEEQVERYAPGFRSRVLARRVLAPPTLQAADGNLHHGAINGGTAALHQQLVFRPVPGTGRPETPVEGLYLASASAHPGGGVHGAPGANAARAALRSTRATAVALTAAQRMLTRRGRGGAAGGA
- a CDS encoding FAD-dependent oxidoreductase, whose product is MALDVLVVGGGLMGASAAWRLSARGHRVTVLERFGPGHDRGSSHGTSRIFRLAYAEPTYTELALRALPLWRRLEEESGRAVLTLTGAVDHGPPEVLERLAEALAGAGRPGRRLSPGEAAERWPGLRADTAALYHPDAGRVHADDAVAALLDAAGRRGAEVRHGVRVTEIRRTGGGATVVTDTDEALVADAVVVAVGGWAPGPAAGVVNGLPPLRVTQEQPVHFPVPDALEWPSFIHHPGAGLRLPGGVYGLGSVDGVKIGLHGVGQVVDPDHRDRTPDPAALDRLRAYAEEWLPGVAGTEPEPLTCLYTTTPDEDFVIDRQGAVTVMAGCSGHAFKFGPALGELAADLVEGGAGLPRFALGRTAPGR
- a CDS encoding ATP-binding protein, giving the protein MEHDVELLMTDRGTGRDRRPTDTGTGADTVPLLGSAAYDMGSGEIARARAFVREFLTDARSLHGMDVSERAMDLAQLVVSELATNVCKYAPGPCLLDLEAGDTVLDITMWDTGSVLPTARQADPTRAGQHGLAIVLAVCESFEVRREPVGKRVRVRISLLDVPRSGDAARSGDPAGSPAW
- a CDS encoding response regulator, giving the protein MTDKGAGLDGKAPGQASAEAPVRVFLLDDHEVVRRGVHDLLDAEPDMTVVGEAGTVAQALARVPALRPQVAVLDIRLPDGDGVSVCRELRSRMPDLACLMLTSFDDEEALLDAIVAGASGYVLKQITGTDLVQAVRTVASGRSMLDPGATARVMARLRGEAAQEDRPSGVGGLTAREQDILALIGEGLTNREIGLRLHLAEKTVKNNISRILAKLGVERRVQAAVIATEARRAG
- a CDS encoding GNAT family N-acetyltransferase → MPTYEKMAFHLETERLVLRPWAESDAAEFRDLLAERGTGTRTVEYVRTAIAELLAATERTGIALLPVQRRDEGDFIGYCGLIIGRTTLEEPEIAYELFRHAHGQGYATEAAGAVVDAAAATGRKRLWSTVGTWNAPSLRVLEKLGFERDRVSMEENGEVAWLTRTLP
- a CDS encoding universal stress protein encodes the protein MKKAVVVGVDGSPESLAAADWAAREAALRGLPLRIVHAWLWQPLDIPLVQNRETEAQAARAVLREAEDQVVGRYPELPVSCRVLPETAVVALLAEAERSELLCLGTRGHGALLGFLLGSYGQQVIAGAKGPVVSVRAYDGEYPVRENGEVVVGQQGSPEESADVLGFAFEAASVRGVPLRVVRAWSLPPIYTWSASLALADAAGGLEPFERKALREALAPWREKYPEVQVTEHVQMGSAGQVLVEESAEAQLMVVGRRARQAPIGTRIGSAAHAVLHHARCPVAVVPHA
- a CDS encoding DUF4235 domain-containing protein, producing the protein MKASTLAYKPVGLALGAVSGLIAGAAFRQAWKLVEGEGDAPDALDEDRPWGQILLAAAVQGAIFAVVKAAVERSGAQATRRLTGTWPG